One part of the Haliotis asinina isolate JCU_RB_2024 chromosome 2, JCU_Hal_asi_v2, whole genome shotgun sequence genome encodes these proteins:
- the LOC137271889 gene encoding mucin-2-like, which yields MARDKGGISIGILIASSGGISIGILIASSGGISIGILIASSGGISIGILIASSGGISIGILIASSGGISIGILIASSGGIGIGILIASSGGIGIGILIASSGGIGIGILIASSGGIGIGILIASSGGIDIPIASNPTPDVTTIRRRTPDISTNPAITTDITNLDFTINTDPVFQFCSRNYNSNINTTSTPIPDITILPEPIPDITSTSVPIPDITTAPAHIPDDITTTPAPIPVINTTPGPIPDITTTPGPIPDITKTPAPLPDDITTTAGSISDITITPAPIPDITPTSVPIPDITSTPVPIPDITPTSVPIPDITSTPVPIPDITSTPVPIPDITSTPVPIPDITTAPAHIPDDITTTPAPIPVINTTPGPIPDITTTPAPIPDITTTPTPLPDDITTTAGSISDITITPAPIPDITPTSVPIPDITSTPVPIPDITSTPVPIPDITTAPAHIPDDITTTPAPIPDINTTPGPIPDITTTPAPIADITTTPGPIPDITTTPGPIPNITTTPGPIPDITTTPAPIADITTTPGPIPNITTTPGPIPDITITRTPIPDITTTPAPIADITTTPGPIPDITTTPGPIPNITTTPGPIPDITTTPAPIADITTTPGPIPNITTTPGPIPDITTTPGPIPNITTTPGPIPDITTTPAPIADITTNPASLPDDITTTPGSISDITITPAPIPDTTITPAPVPDITSTPGLIPNITTTLGPSSTPVPLLDITITINPVTTPDLTLIRARQTNIFTTGSLHH from the exons GTGGAATCAGTATTGGTATTCTCATTGCCTCTTCAGGTGGAATCAGTATTGGTATTCTCATTGCCTCTTCAGGTGGAATCAGTATTGGTATTCTCATTGCCTCTTCAGGTGGAATCAGTATTGGTATTCTCATTGCCTCTTCAGGTGGAATCAGTATTGGTATTCTCATTGCCTCTTCAGGTGGAATCAGTATTGGTATTCTCATTGCCTCTTCAGGTGGAATCGGTATTGGTATTCTCATTGCCTCTTCAGGTGGAATCGGTATTGGTATTCTCATTGCCTCTTCAGGTGGAATCGGTATTGGTATTCTCATTGCCTCTTCAGGTGGAATCGGTATTGGTATTCTCATTGCCTCTTCAGGTGGAATCG ACATCCCCATTGCGTCAAACCCTACTCCAGATGTCACCACAATCAGGAGACGTACTCCAGACATCAGCACAAACCCAGCTATTACTACAGACATCACCAATCTAGACTTCACCATAAACACAGACCCTGTGTTTCAGTTCTGTTCCAGAAATTACAACTCCA ATATCAACACAACTTCAACACCTATTCCGGACATCACCATACTTCCAGAACCTATTCCAGACATCACATCGACTTCAGTACCCATTCCGGACATCACCACAGCTCCAGCACATATTCCTGACGACATCACTACAACTCCAGCACCTATTCCAGTTATCAACACAACTCCAGGACCAATTCCAGACATCACCACAACTCCAGGACCTATTCCAGACATCACCAAAACTCCAGCACCTCTTCCAGATGACATCACCACAACTGCAGGATCTATTTCAGACATCACCATAACTCCAGCACCCATTCCAGACATCACACCGACTTCAGTACCTATTCCGGACATCACATCGACTCCAGTACCTATTCCAGACATCACACCGACTTCAGTACCTATTCCGGACATCACATCGACTCCAGTACCTATTCCGGACATCACATCGACTCCAGTACCTATTCCAGACATCACATCGACTCCAGTACCTATTCCGGACATCACCACAGCTCCAGCACATATTCCTGACGACATCACTACAACTCCAGCACCTATTCCAGTTATCAACACAACTCCAGGACCAATTCCAGACATCACCACAACTCCAGCACCTATTCCAGACATCACCACAACTCCAACACCTCTTCCAGATGACATCACCACAACTGCAGGATCTATTTCAGACATCACCATAACTCCAGCACCCATTCCAGACATCACACCGACTTCAGTACCTATTCCGGACATCACATCGACTCCAGTACCTATTCCAGACATCACATCGACTCCAGTACCTATTCCGGACATCACCACAGCTCCAGCACATATTCCTGACGACATCACTACAACTCCAGCACCTATTCCAGATATCAACACAACTCCAGGACCAATTCCAGACATCACCACAACTCCAGCACCTATTGCAGACATCACTACAACTCCAGGACCAATTCCAGACATCACTACAACTCCAGGACCTATTCCAAACATCACCACAACTCCAGGACCAATTCCAGACATCACCACAACTCCAGCACCTATTGCAGACATCACTACAACTCCAGGACCTATTCCAAACATCACCACAACTCCAGGACCAATTCCAGACATCACCATAACTCGAACACCTATTCCAGACATCACCACAACTCCAGCACCTATTGCAGACATCACTACAACTCCAGGACCAATTCCAGACATCACTACAACTCCAGGACCTATTCCAAACATCACCACAACTCCAGGACCAATTCCAGACATCACCACAACTCCAGCACCTATTGCAGACATCACTACAACTCCAGGACCTATTCCAAACATCACCACAACTCCAGGACCTATTCCAGACATCACCACAACTCCAGGACCAATTCCAAACATCACCACAACTCCAGGACCAATTCCAGACATCACCACAACTCCAGCACCTATTGCAGACATCACCACAAATCCAGCATCTCTTCCAGATGACATCACCACAACTCCAGGATCTATTTCAGACATCACCATAACTCCAGCACCCATTCCAGACACCACCATAACTCCAGCACCTGTTCCGGACATCACCTCAACTCCAGGACTTATTCCAAACATCACCACAACTCTAGGGCCCAGTTCAACTCCGGTACCCCTTTTAGACATCACTATAACCATAAACCCAGTCACCACTCCAGACCTCACTCTGATCCGAGCGAGACAAACGAACATTTTCACCACCGGCTCACTGCACCACTGA